One Persicobacter psychrovividus DNA window includes the following coding sequences:
- a CDS encoding TonB-dependent receptor, whose product MYRFLTLATFSCLSLLIPIMGFAQKTPIDQKIKVTHNYLGRTKNQILQHLIVHKNLRKDGPEKIFSDELTDMKFYRKAPIKEVLDDLFEGTDFHYKLMADRTLVIRKTDVKINALDQIDATRSNFSLLGTVKDFVTGEPLPYATIQFAYGTGKVSSTTNLEGLFNLKNVASDTVTLLVKYLGYQTVNYKLTPERIKNNHVTILMENDAMELEQVVISDFKENQIMKLSGEPGRMAISPAQLRGLPSLGEKDIFRSLQLLPGISGTNETSSGLYVRGGTPDQNLILLDHIPIFHVDHLYGFFSAFNTQALKDVQVYKGGFGVPYGGKMSSVVDITGKKGNAEYWQGNVNLSGLSASALLDGPINNGKGSALIAFRRSFQSSLFNNINDVYDNGNTVAPTPPGGGPGGGRPGGGGGGGRVQSQPSLYFWDLNAKVSHQLGEKDQLSFSYYQGKDNMDNSRSFSISRPGTESVDISAIDENYWGNIGSNMQWNRQWNHRLFSSLNLSYSQYFNNRERSANVGRNEEEPPMDIENNSIEDLRLQWDFDYNLSDRHQLKMGSQIDFNRAQYEWYNQDTTYADHQLQGNTFAFYLQDEWKIGSALSLTGGLRTTYYDITDQFYSSARLSARLKIAPNTHLKGAVGNYYQFSSRITRDNIDDRPREFWLIADGDHLPVGQSTHYLLGLTHEWNNLVLDAELFYKTIDGLSEYSSAGPANSGRPGGSIDIGEENFYQGTGYTQGMELLLQKKAGNFTGWVGYTLSQVVYDFPELTDQPFYALHDQTHEFKMVGNYKWNSWIFAGSWIYGTGKPYTAVLGSYTSTLPDGSLDYHPILSDKNEYRLPDYHRLDVSITHEWKLSRRSALDVGITFFNLYNRDNVWYKQYDIVEGELIETEVNTLGFTPNFFINLKF is encoded by the coding sequence ATGTATCGCTTTTTAACATTGGCCACTTTTTCGTGCCTCAGCCTATTGATCCCTATAATGGGGTTTGCCCAGAAAACACCGATCGATCAAAAGATAAAAGTTACCCACAATTACCTGGGACGAACAAAAAACCAAATTCTCCAGCACCTTATCGTTCATAAAAACCTTCGTAAAGATGGCCCTGAGAAGATTTTCTCCGACGAACTTACGGATATGAAATTCTATCGAAAAGCACCCATCAAGGAGGTTTTGGATGATTTATTTGAAGGGACTGACTTCCATTATAAACTGATGGCAGACCGCACGCTGGTCATCAGGAAAACAGATGTGAAGATTAATGCCCTGGATCAGATAGACGCCACACGAAGCAATTTCTCCTTATTGGGTACCGTCAAGGACTTCGTAACGGGGGAGCCCCTGCCCTATGCAACCATACAATTTGCTTATGGTACGGGCAAGGTGAGCAGCACAACCAACCTCGAGGGCTTGTTCAACCTCAAAAATGTTGCTTCGGACACGGTAACACTTTTGGTGAAATACCTCGGCTACCAGACGGTCAATTACAAACTCACCCCCGAGCGCATCAAAAATAATCATGTGACCATCCTGATGGAGAACGATGCCATGGAACTTGAGCAGGTGGTGATTTCCGATTTCAAAGAAAACCAGATTATGAAGCTCTCTGGCGAGCCTGGCCGAATGGCAATTTCCCCAGCACAGTTACGGGGGCTTCCGTCGTTGGGCGAGAAGGATATTTTCCGATCGCTTCAGCTTCTGCCAGGTATTAGCGGCACCAACGAAACAAGTAGTGGGCTTTATGTGCGCGGAGGAACGCCAGATCAAAACCTGATCTTACTGGATCACATCCCTATTTTCCATGTCGATCACCTTTATGGCTTCTTTTCGGCTTTCAATACACAGGCCCTGAAGGATGTTCAGGTTTACAAAGGCGGCTTTGGTGTTCCTTATGGCGGCAAAATGTCCTCTGTCGTGGATATCACTGGAAAGAAAGGAAATGCTGAATACTGGCAGGGGAATGTCAACCTGAGTGGACTCAGTGCAAGTGCTTTACTCGATGGGCCGATCAACAATGGAAAAGGCAGTGCCCTTATTGCCTTCCGACGTTCATTTCAGTCCTCTTTGTTCAATAATATCAATGATGTTTACGACAATGGCAATACCGTTGCGCCAACTCCTCCGGGTGGTGGACCAGGAGGCGGACGGCCTGGTGGTGGTGGCGGCGGTGGTCGTGTGCAATCTCAGCCTTCCTTGTATTTCTGGGATTTAAATGCCAAAGTGAGTCACCAGTTGGGGGAGAAAGATCAGCTTTCTTTTAGCTACTATCAGGGGAAAGATAATATGGACAACTCCCGTTCCTTCAGTATTTCGAGGCCAGGAACCGAGTCCGTCGATATTTCAGCAATTGATGAAAACTACTGGGGAAACATCGGCAGTAATATGCAATGGAACCGCCAGTGGAATCACCGCTTATTTTCTTCCCTGAATTTGAGCTATTCGCAGTACTTCAACAACCGCGAACGCAGTGCCAATGTGGGACGAAACGAGGAAGAGCCTCCAATGGATATTGAAAACAACAGTATTGAAGATTTGCGCCTGCAATGGGATTTTGATTATAACCTCAGTGACCGACATCAGTTAAAAATGGGTTCACAAATCGATTTTAACCGTGCGCAATACGAATGGTACAATCAGGACACCACCTATGCCGACCATCAGCTTCAGGGGAATACTTTTGCTTTCTACCTACAGGATGAATGGAAGATTGGCAGTGCCCTTAGCCTGACAGGAGGGCTGAGAACAACCTACTACGATATTACTGATCAGTTTTATTCTTCCGCACGGCTCTCTGCCCGGCTGAAGATCGCCCCGAACACCCACCTTAAAGGTGCTGTGGGCAATTACTATCAATTCAGCAGTCGCATTACCAGAGACAATATTGACGACCGCCCACGGGAATTCTGGCTGATTGCCGACGGCGACCATCTCCCTGTGGGGCAATCGACCCATTACCTTTTGGGCCTTACCCATGAATGGAATAATTTGGTACTGGATGCCGAGCTTTTTTATAAAACCATTGATGGCCTTTCAGAATACAGTTCCGCAGGTCCTGCAAATTCAGGCCGACCAGGCGGATCGATCGATATTGGCGAGGAGAATTTCTATCAGGGAACGGGCTACACACAGGGAATGGAATTGTTGCTTCAGAAAAAGGCAGGGAATTTCACGGGCTGGGTGGGCTACACCCTCTCCCAGGTCGTTTATGATTTTCCAGAACTGACGGATCAGCCATTCTATGCGCTGCACGATCAGACCCATGAATTTAAAATGGTGGGGAATTATAAATGGAACAGCTGGATTTTCGCGGGCTCGTGGATCTACGGAACAGGCAAACCCTATACCGCTGTACTGGGCAGTTACACCTCCACCCTGCCGGATGGCAGCCTGGATTACCACCCCATTCTGTCGGATAAAAATGAATACCGCCTGCCCGACTACCACCGTCTTGATGTCTCCATCACGCATGAATGGAAGCTGAGTCGCCGTTCTGCCCTTGATGTGGGCATTACCTTCTTCAATCTTTACAATCGGGATAATGTATGGTATAAGCAATACGACATTGTAGAGGGGGAACTCATCGAAACGGAAGTGAACACCCTGGGCTTCACGCCAAACTTTTTCATCAATCTGAAATTCTAA
- a CDS encoding alpha/beta hydrolase: MSINRRSKFLMGGLAVLLFGAYFIGPQSPKPKLDPKIKLLPDMQPSEVEAVVKKAEAAVPNIKPNNEAEIVWANDSLKEKTEWCVVYLHGFSASKYEGNPTHRDFAKRFGCNLYLARLQAHGVASENELKDLAPEGLVNSAKRAIAIGHQLGKKVLLMSTSTGGTLALYLAANNPDLVDGLICYSPNVDIVDKSSILLTKPWGLQIARLVLGGKYREDKGSTKEVDRYWNKKYRIEALVALRSLMDATMTKKTFEKIKQPTFVGYYYKDKAHQDPTVDVASVLKMYDQLGTSEALKQKVAFPNAGNHVIAGRSFSKDVEGVEKASFEFAEKILKMKPVELTALN; encoded by the coding sequence ATGAGTATAAACAGACGATCAAAATTCTTAATGGGAGGGCTGGCGGTATTGCTCTTTGGCGCTTATTTCATAGGGCCCCAAAGTCCCAAGCCTAAGCTCGATCCGAAAATCAAGCTTTTGCCTGATATGCAGCCCTCTGAAGTGGAGGCTGTGGTGAAAAAAGCCGAAGCGGCGGTGCCAAATATCAAACCGAACAATGAGGCTGAAATTGTCTGGGCAAACGACAGCCTGAAGGAAAAAACGGAATGGTGTGTGGTGTACCTGCATGGCTTTTCAGCAAGTAAATATGAAGGGAACCCTACCCACCGCGATTTTGCCAAAAGATTCGGTTGCAACCTCTACCTTGCACGATTGCAGGCGCATGGGGTGGCTTCGGAGAATGAACTGAAGGACCTGGCTCCTGAAGGCTTGGTGAATTCCGCTAAACGTGCCATCGCCATTGGGCACCAGCTGGGCAAGAAGGTGTTGCTGATGAGTACCTCTACGGGGGGGACGCTGGCCTTGTACCTTGCGGCAAACAATCCCGATTTGGTGGATGGTTTGATCTGTTATTCTCCCAATGTGGACATCGTTGATAAATCATCGATTTTGCTGACAAAACCCTGGGGGCTTCAAATTGCCCGTTTGGTGTTGGGAGGCAAATATCGCGAAGACAAGGGCAGCACCAAGGAAGTGGATCGGTACTGGAATAAAAAATACCGCATCGAGGCGCTGGTGGCTCTGCGTTCACTCATGGATGCTACCATGACCAAGAAAACTTTCGAGAAGATTAAGCAACCGACATTTGTGGGTTACTACTATAAAGATAAAGCGCATCAGGACCCCACGGTGGACGTGGCTTCTGTACTGAAAATGTATGATCAGCTTGGAACTTCGGAAGCCCTTAAGCAAAAGGTGGCTTTCCCCAATGCAGGTAATCATGTAATTGCGGGGCGCAGTTTCAGTAAAGATGTTGAAGGGGTTGAAAAGGCCTCTTTTGAGTTTGCGGAAAAAATACTGAAAATGAAGCCCGTTGAACTGACGGCTTTAAACTGA
- the hxpB gene encoding hexitol phosphatase HxpB, which translates to MIKAVIFDMDGLLIDSEPLWREAMISIFNQLGVPMTWEMALQTMGLRMDEVIAYWQRKYPWRDRTIEEVNADILAEVDRLVWEKGGTMPGVEKTIAFFHKQGIPMALASSSPMSLITSFVKKMGIADDLTVMRSGMQEEYGKPHPSVFINTAKAMGVLPEECLVFEDSFYGLVAAKAAKMTAIGVPEAELKDQPRFQVADVLLDSLTDFSEEVFEQLNK; encoded by the coding sequence GTGATAAAAGCAGTAATCTTTGATATGGATGGCCTTCTGATTGATTCAGAGCCATTGTGGAGGGAAGCGATGATTTCCATTTTTAATCAATTGGGCGTGCCCATGACCTGGGAAATGGCCCTGCAAACCATGGGGCTTCGCATGGATGAAGTGATTGCCTACTGGCAACGGAAGTACCCCTGGCGGGACCGTACCATTGAAGAAGTGAATGCCGACATTCTTGCTGAAGTAGATCGGCTGGTGTGGGAAAAGGGCGGCACAATGCCTGGTGTTGAAAAGACCATCGCCTTTTTTCATAAGCAGGGGATACCTATGGCGCTGGCTTCCTCCTCGCCAATGTCTTTGATTACTTCTTTTGTCAAGAAAATGGGAATTGCCGACGATCTGACGGTGATGCGTTCAGGGATGCAGGAGGAGTACGGCAAACCACACCCTTCGGTGTTCATCAATACGGCCAAAGCAATGGGCGTACTGCCCGAAGAATGCCTGGTTTTTGAGGATTCTTTTTACGGCTTGGTGGCCGCAAAAGCAGCGAAGATGACAGCCATAGGAGTGCCTGAGGCAGAATTAAAGGATCAGCCGCGATTTCAGGTGGCAGATGTGTTGCTGGACTCGTTGACCGATTTTAGTGAGGAGGTTTTTGAGCAGTTGAATAAATAA